Proteins found in one Paralichthys olivaceus isolate ysfri-2021 chromosome 19, ASM2471397v2, whole genome shotgun sequence genomic segment:
- the abracl gene encoding costars family protein ABRACL isoform X1, which yields MTESHRASVWMLTGANPSISALSERPASCSSLSATMNVSHEVELLVQEIQRLGSKNDLGQTIVKFGVLFSDDRCANIFEALVGTLRAAKKKKIVSYEGELLLQGVHDQVEIVLL from the exons atgaccGAGTCCCACCGAGCTTCAGTCTGGATGCTAACCGGTGCTAACCCCTCCATTTCCGCATTGTCAGAACGCCCTGCTTCGTGCTCGAGCTTGTCAG CAACAATGAACGTGTCCCATGAAGTTGAGCTGCTGGTGCAGGAGATTCAGCGACTCGGCAGTAAAA ATGATCTTGGTCAAACTATCGTGAAGTTCGGCGTGTTGTTCAGCGACGACCGCTGTGCCAATATCTTCGAAGCGTTGGTGGGCACGCTAAGAGctgccaagaagaagaagattgtcAGCTACGAAGGCGAGCTGCTCCTGCAGGGCGTTCACGACCAAGTCGAAATTGTCCTGCTCTAA
- the abracl gene encoding costars family protein ABRACL isoform X2: MNVSHEVELLVQEIQRLGSKNDLGQTIVKFGVLFSDDRCANIFEALVGTLRAAKKKKIVSYEGELLLQGVHDQVEIVLL, from the exons ATGAACGTGTCCCATGAAGTTGAGCTGCTGGTGCAGGAGATTCAGCGACTCGGCAGTAAAA ATGATCTTGGTCAAACTATCGTGAAGTTCGGCGTGTTGTTCAGCGACGACCGCTGTGCCAATATCTTCGAAGCGTTGGTGGGCACGCTAAGAGctgccaagaagaagaagattgtcAGCTACGAAGGCGAGCTGCTCCTGCAGGGCGTTCACGACCAAGTCGAAATTGTCCTGCTCTAA